Below is a window of Brassica napus cultivar Da-Ae chromosome A5, Da-Ae, whole genome shotgun sequence DNA.
TTCCACTTTTACTACTAGACTTGAAAAAATAGCGTTGACTCTTGGTTTCGTTTGCTGGATCCTTCAGACATGTGAGTACTTTTCTACTGTCAGCTCTTTAGTTACCATTTCATTTAAAGTCAAGTTTGGTAATGGAATATTTGACTCTCAAAAGTTCTTTTCTTTGATATGATATTTGTCTTAGATAGTATGGATCAGATCGTTAACGTGAATGAGTTTCAAGGGCTGGTGAAACAGGCTCTCTCTAAGATGTACTATGATTTCTACGGCGAAGGAGCAGAGGATCAACACACTTTCGAGGAAAactgtaacatcccgagttgtgatatatgaaaaggcttaagagaattgatttggctatctatgtcaccaaagttgacttaccttttctgGAACACATCCTAAAAGGATTTCAGAGTTAAGCGTgtttgagctggagtagtggaaggatgggtgacatatcgggaagtgattcgcgatagcgtgcgagtgagtCCAAAGCATGGAAAAatgtcgggtggtgattgcagggtcagtaaacaatgatttcgaacTTTTGGAAAAATTAACAGACCGACCGTCAGACGGGATGGACCCATGGGCCGAGAGAACGGGCATGGATGgtccattagccgtgggcggaTCGGGACGTTATAAAAACGTGGAAGCTTTCACTAGAATCACGTAAATAATAGttatcccttttttttttggtttagtggGTGTGACACTATAACACCACCTAGTGACTCCCTGTGTGCTGTTGATGTTCAGGTTTAGGCCTAGAGTTCTTGTTGATGTGAGCAAAATAGATACGTCTACCAGAATCTTGGGTTACCCTATCTCATCTCCAATCATGATTGCTCCAACAGCAATGCATATGTTGGCTCATCCACAAGGAGAAACCGCGACAGCGAAAGCTGCAGCTGCGTGTAATACTATCATGGTACTAAGTTGTTTATTGGACTACATGTTTTGCATTCTGTTTGAGTTAAAGGTAATGATTAAataaagtttgtttttttttgtgaatattCAGATAGTATCATTCATGGCTTCATGCACCATTGAGGATGTTGCTTCCAGTTGTAACGCGGTTCGGTTTCTTCAAATATATGTAAGTACATATTAATCTGGATTCTTAGCTGCTTCCTTTGTGTAGGTTCTTAGTTGGCTCTGATAACTTTTGTAGGTGTACAAGCAACGGGAAGTAACAGCACAGATGGTGAAAAGAGCTGAGAAAGCTGGATTCAAGGCCATAGTTTTGACTGTTGATGTTCCTAAACTTGGTAGAAGAGAAGCAGATATAAAGAACAAGTTAACACTCTCCACTACTctctaagatttttttttgagggCTTTGCTTGTttgttaaatgatttttttcacttttcttGCTTTTTTGTTAGATTGATATCACCAAAGCTGAAGAACTTTGAAGGTTTATTTTCAACTGAACTCCGACCTGTGAGTAGAGCTTTGAATTAAGGTTCATGTAGAATATAACCTTACCTCTTGTTGATGTGATAACTTCTTTTCTCAGAGTGAAGGCTCAGGGATGGAAGCCGTCGCCTCTCGTGGACTTGATGCTTCCTTTAGTTGGAAGGTAAATGATTCTGTTCTGGTTCTTGAATACTAAACACAAAAGTAATGAGTAATTATGACAATGTGGGCATTTATCTTAGGACATTGAATGGTTAAGATCTATTACAAAATTACCAATACTGGTCAAAGGGATACTCACACGTGAAGACGGTAAGATTCATTGTCTCATACTCCGTTATATAGCATGTGCCATGTCAAAGACCTTTTTGGATGATATATGCAGCTCTAAAGGCTGTGGAAGCTGGTGTAGATGGGATAGTTTTGTATCCAACCATGGGGCTCGCCAGCTTGACTATTCCCCAGCTACCATAACTGTTTTGGAAGAGGTATAACCCATCAAAGCTTGCTTTTGAACAATCTTAACGAACAAACTAGTCTTCTTCTGAAACTGCAGGTCGTTCATGTTGTTGGAAGGAGGGTTCCGGTTTTGCTTGATGGAGGAATAAGACGTGGAACAGATGTTTTCAAAGCGTTGGCACTAGGAGCAAAAGCTGTTCTTGTAAGTTTTTGACAGTATTCTTTTTTTAAGGTTGCACTGTGAATCTGTGATGATGTAGGTGACGCTATTTTGGTTTGGATCATGCAGATAGGGAGGCCTGTAGTGTATGGGCTTGCAGCTAAGGGTGAGGATGGAGTTAAAAAAGTGATTGACATGTTAAAGAATGAGTTTAACTATGGCCCTTTCTGGTTGTCCCACCATTCATGACATCACCAGAAACCATGTTAGGACTGAGGATGAGAGACTTCACTCTATGCTCTGATCCTCAAAAACCGCCGAGAGATTGGCCTCAACTCTCAAAGACTGATTCAGTTGAACATATAATAATCAAAtactgtcagtggacaactggACATATACTCAAATCTTGATCAAAATGTTACATGTGAACAATAATGAATTACGTTCTGTTCCTCCTTACAAAGTTGTGTTTAGTGCATAGGGTAGTAGATAGGCAAGAGCGGCATCATCAATCATGATTTTTATCGTAATCTATAGTACTGCCTAAAGTTATATTCAGACGACCTGGTAGGAGACTTGCTTCCTGAACAAAATCCATGGGGGTGGTATCTTTAAGAATTAATGTTCAGGTTTAGAGCCTAGATTTCTCGTTGGGGACATCTGTAGTGACAGTATTTGGTTTGGATTATGTAGATAGGATAGGGAGGCCTGTAGTCTATGAGCTTGCAGCTAAAGGTGAAGATGGAGTTAAAAAGTGAACTGTTCTCACACCATGAAAGGCATTTCTTGATTTTCCACGTCCTCAATGGGCCTATGCGGCTATGCTTGCGATAGttcatacataaatttaaatgtaGGGAAAATAGTCCATTTTGTAGAACCCACTTACATAATTATTGCAGGATCAATCATAGAGTAAGAGGTAGAGAACTATTGCAGGATCAATCATAGAGTAAGAGTTAGAGAACTATTGCAGGATCAATCATAGAGTAAGAGTTAGAGAACTATTGCAGGATCAATCAGAGAGTAAGAGTTTTTTTCTTGGACACCGACACCATATCCTAAAGCTAAATAGGTGAGACCAAGCAAAGACGAACCAAGGTCTCATTTGTCTTGGTCTTTGATCTCATTTGGTTTCAGTGTTGCTTCCTTTTCACTTTTGTTTAATGTATTtgcttgtttcttctttttctacACCAGTTCTATTGATTGTTAAATAATATCTATCTATGGTATATGTATTAGTTTTCCCATTCTCCTTGTTGGATGATCATTGGAGCCGTGACTGactaactgtttttttttttttgtgcaaattTCTTTCCTTGATTTAGATGGATCAGATCGTTAACGTGAATGAGTTTCAAGAGATGGCGAAACGGGCTCTCCCGAAGATGTACTATGATTACTTCTATGGAGGAGCAGAGGATGAACACACTGTCAAGGAGAACGTGGAAGCTTTCCATCGAATCATGTAGTGATTCCAATATATCAAATATCCTTTTGGTGACATTATAATAACCTCTTGAATCTGCCGTGTATTTTTCTGCTTTGATGTTAAGGTTTAGGCCTAGAGTCCTTGTTGATGTGAGCAAAATAGATATGTCTACAAGCGTATTGGGTTACCCTATCTCAGCTCCCATCATGATAGCTCCAGTAGCACTGCTTAAGTTGGCTCATCCAGAAGGTCTGTTCTAGTTAATGTTCATTACTTGCTGTCAACGTTATGTAATTATTGGTTTTGGCAAATGATTTGATTTTGACTTCTATGATAGGAGAAATAGCCACAGCTAGAGCTGCAGCTGCGTGTAACACGATCATGGTACTAAAGTGTTTTGCACTGTTTGAGTTTCTACAAGgtgattataatatattttctgtgTGAATATTCAGATTGTATCATACATGGCTTCATGCACTATTGAGGAGGTTGCTTCAAGTTGTAACGCAGTTCGGTTTCTTCAAATATATGTAAGTACATAGTAATTTTAGTAGCTTTTATTATCCTTGAATGTACTTGTTTGGTGTAGACTTTAGGATATCTTGGTATAGGTGTTCAAGAAACACGAGATAGCTCAGATGGTGATCAGAGCTGAGAAAGCTGGATTCAAGGCCATTGttcttactaatgcccctcgaATTGGTAAAAGGGAAGCAGATATAAAGAACAAGTAACACTCTGGACCTTACCTTTCATGAAACTCTtatcaaataataaaagaagTTTGTCAAATCATGTTTCAACGTTTTGTTCTGTAGAATGATATCTCCGCAACTGAAGAATTTTGGAGGTTTATTTCCAACTGAAGTCCAACCTGTGAGTAgagtttgaatttaaattttcatgTAAACTGAAAGATTAACCAGTTTTTGACAAAGATTATAACCTCTCTCTCAGATTAAAGGTTCGGGACTTGAAACCTTGTCCTCCACGGCACTGGATTCTTCGTTTGGTTGGAAGGTATATATAATCGTTTTTGATGATTCTATTTGCGTCATTGAATACTAAACACAAGAATGTGAGGGCATTCCTTATTAGGACATCGAATGGCTCAGATCTATTACGAAGTTGCCAATACTGATTAAAGGAATACTCACACGTGAAGATGGTAAAGTTCATGTCTCATACTCTTTAATATATAGCATGCAACCTTACTATATAGAAACTCCAAgccatatagaaaaaaaaaactttgtatgATGGTATATGGCAGCTCTTAAGGCTGTTGAAGCTGGTGTAGATGGAATAGTTGTATCCAACCATGGGGGTCGCCAACTTGACTATTCACCAGCTACAATAACTGTTTTAGAAGAGGTAAACCCCATCAAACTAAACTTGATTTTGAACAAACTAATTCTTCTTGACGAAATActgattttttctttctttctgaaaCTG
It encodes the following:
- the LOC106452248 gene encoding peroxisomal (S)-2-hydroxyacid oxidase GLO3 isoform X2, with the translated sequence MDQIVNVNEFQEMAKRALPKMYYDYFYGGAEDEHTVKENVEAFHRIMFRPRVLVDVSKIDMSTSVLGYPISAPIMIAPVALLKLAHPEGEIATARAAAACNTIMIVSYMASCTIEEVASSCNAVRFLQIYVFKKHEIAQMVIRAEKAGFKAIVLTNAPRIGKREADIKNKMISPQLKNFGGLFPTEVQPIKGSGLETLSSTALDSSFGWKDIEWLRSITKLPILIKGILTREDALKAVEAGVDGIVVSNHGGRQLDYSPATITVLEEVVHVVRGRIPVLFDGGVRRGTDVFKALALGAQAVLIGRPLAYALAAKGEDGVKQGIEMLKNEFELTMALSGCPTIGDITRNHVKAEAERLHSML
- the LOC106452248 gene encoding peroxisomal (S)-2-hydroxyacid oxidase GLO3 isoform X3; the protein is MMDQIVNVNEFQEMAKRALPKMYYDYFYGGAEDEHTVKENVEAFHRIMPRVLVDVSKIDMSTSVLGYPISAPIMIAPVALLKLAHPEGEIATARAAAACNTIMIVSYMASCTIEEVASSCNAVRFLQIYVFKKHEIAQMVIRAEKAGFKAIVLTNAPRIGKREADIKNKMISPQLKNFGGLFPTEVQPIKGSGLETLSSTALDSSFGWKDIEWLRSITKLPILIKGILTREDALKAVEAGVDGIVVSNHGGRQLDYSPATITVLEEVVHVVRGRIPVLFDGGVRRGTDVFKALALGAQAVLIGRPLAYALAAKGEDGVKQGIEMLKNEFELTMALSGCPTIGDITRNHVKAEAERLHSML
- the LOC106452248 gene encoding peroxisomal (S)-2-hydroxyacid oxidase GLO3 isoform X1 codes for the protein MMDQIVNVNEFQEMAKRALPKMYYDYFYGGAEDEHTVKENVEAFHRIMFRPRVLVDVSKIDMSTSVLGYPISAPIMIAPVALLKLAHPEGEIATARAAAACNTIMIVSYMASCTIEEVASSCNAVRFLQIYVFKKHEIAQMVIRAEKAGFKAIVLTNAPRIGKREADIKNKMISPQLKNFGGLFPTEVQPIKGSGLETLSSTALDSSFGWKDIEWLRSITKLPILIKGILTREDALKAVEAGVDGIVVSNHGGRQLDYSPATITVLEEVVHVVRGRIPVLFDGGVRRGTDVFKALALGAQAVLIGRPLAYALAAKGEDGVKQGIEMLKNEFELTMALSGCPTIGDITRNHVKAEAERLHSML